A genomic stretch from Primulina huaijiensis isolate GDHJ02 chromosome 14, ASM1229523v2, whole genome shotgun sequence includes:
- the LOC140956528 gene encoding DEAD-box ATP-dependent RNA helicase 3, chloroplastic, translating to MAACSSSTIGVSSIYQTNSSLDHSKRPSSAPPLCLRFSTAESPLRVFSSAIRFKTVGGASNSFVTPAVATPNSSVLSEEAFKGFGEFGRGVISESEYEEDEGGLDGNEGGGVGELEVSKLGLPPRLVETLQKRGITQLFPIQRAVLVPALEGRDIIGRAKTGTGKTLAFGIPIIKGLDDLEQQRGILRRGRLPKVLALAPTRELAKQVEKEFKETAPYLNTVCIYGGVSYVTQEGALTRGVDIVVGTPGRIIDLINNNSLKLGEVQYLVLDEADQMLAVGFEEDVEVILEKLPAERQSMLFSATMPGWVKKLARKFLNNPLTIDLVGDQEEKLAEGIKLYAIATTATSKRSILGDLVTVYARGGKAIVFTQTKRDADEVSLALTNSIPSEALHGDISQHQRERTLNGFRQGKFTVLVATDVAARGLDIPNVDLIIHYELPNDPETFVHRSGRTGRAGKEGTAVLMFTSSQRRTVKSLERDVGCKFELISPPSIQEVLESSAEQVVSTLGVVHPESIEYFIPTAVKLMEQKGVGALAAALATLSGFSKPPSSRSLITHEQGLVTLQLTRETGYSRGYMSARSLTGFLSDVYSSAADEIGKIHLIADERVQGAVFDLPEEIAKELLNKELPPGNTITKITKLPPLQDDGPPSDYYGKFSNSERRPQRGTRDSRGGVRSSRDWLDDDNFENGFRKGGRSSGRTENTWSRNSRSSSGSDWLINDRRSSRSPSSPSFGNRDRAGFGGACFNCGRSGHRASECPNKNDY from the exons ATGGCGGCTTGCTCGTCTTCCACCATCGGAGTTTCCTCCATATACCAAACCAACTCCTCCCTCGACCACTCCAAGCGCCCCTCTTCAGCCCCACCGTTATGTCTCCGTTTCTCCACTGCTGAGAGCCCATTGAGAGTCTTTTCTTCCGCCATTCGCTTCAAGACGGTTGGGGGAGCTTCCAATTCCTTTGTTACTCCTGCTGTTGCCACTCCGAATTCTTCGGTTCTGAGTGAGGAAGCGTTCAAGGGGTTTGGTGAGTTCGGGAGGGGCGTTATCAGCGAGAGCGAGTACGAAGAGGATGAAGGTGGATTGGATGGGAATGAAGGTGGGGGAGTGGGTGAGCTTGAAGTTTCGAAACTGGGTTTGCCTCCGCGGCTTGTGGAGACGCTCCAAAAGCGTGGGATTACTCAGCTTTTCCCAATTCAG AGAGCTGTTTTGGTGCCAGCATTGGAAGGTCGAGATATAATTGGTCGTGCGAAGACTGGAACAGGGAAAACATTGGCATTTGGAATTCCGATAATCAAAGGACTCGATGATCTGGAACAACAAAGAGGCATTTTGAG ACGTGGGAGGCTTCCGAAAGTATTGGCTCTTGCACCTACTAGGGAATTGGCCAAGCAAGTGGAGAAGGAATTTAAAGAGACTGCACCATATTTAAACACAGTTTGTATCTATGGAGGGGTTTCATATGTCACCCAAGAAGGTGCTCTTACTCGTGGTGTTGATATTGTGGTTGGAACCCCTGGTAGAATCATTGATCTTATCAATAACAACAGTCTGAAATTGGGTGAAGTTCAATATTTGGTCCTCGATGAAGCGGATCAAATGCTTGCTGTTGGATTTGAGGAAGATGTAGAGGTCATTCTAGAAAAACTTCCTGCAGAGAGGCAGAGCATGCTTTTCTCGGCAACCATGCCTGGCTGGGTAAAGAAATTAGCAAGAAAGTTTTTAAACAACCCTCTGACCATTGATCTG GTCGGTGACCAAGAAGAAAAGTTGGCAGAAGGGATTAAGTTGTATGCTATAGCAACTACAGCAACATCTAAGCGGTCAATCCTCGGTGACCTTGTGACG GTTTATGCCAGGGGTGGAAAAGCTATTGTTTTTACACAGACCAAACGAGATGCTGATGAAGTCTCCTTGGCATTAACTAATAGCATTCCGTCAGAGGCACTGCATGGTGACATTTCTCAACACCAGAGAGAAAGAACGCTAAATGGTTTTAGGCAAGGAAAATTTACAGTGCTGGTTGCTACTGACGTTGCTGCTCGTGGGCTTGATATACCCAATGTTGACCTT ATTATCCATTATGAGCTTCCAAACGATCCAGAAACATTTGTGCACAGATCTGGTCGAACTGGGCGTGCAGGGAAAGAAGGTACAGCTGTTTTGATGTTTACTAGTAGCCAGAGAAGGACGGTCAAATCTCTTGAGCGCGATGTTGGGTGCAAGTTTGAGTTAATCAGCCCGCCTTCTATTCAAGAGGTTTTGGAGTCATCAGCTGAGCAAGTGGTATCTACCCTCGGAGTAGTGCATCCTGAATCGATTGAGTACTTCATTCCCACAGCAGTAAAACTGATGGAACAGAAAGGAGTTGGTGCTCTTGCTGCTGCTTTAGCAACTTTAAGTGGATTTTCGAAGCCTCCATCATCCCGTTCTCTTATTACTCATGAGCAG GGTTTGGTTACGTTACAGTTGACTCGCGAAACTGGTTATTCTCGAGGATACATGTCTGCCAGATCACTAACCGGGTTTCTTTCTGATGTTTATTCTTCCGCTGCTGACGAAATTGGAAAAATACACCTCATTGCAGATGAAAGG GTTCAAGGAGCAGTTTTTGATCTCCCAGAGGAGATTGCGAAAGAGTTACTAAATAAGGAGCTACCACCTGGAAACACTATCACGAAAATCACCAAG TTGCCTCCTTTGCAAGATGATGGACCTCCAAGTGATTATTATGGCAAATTTTCAAACAGTGAGAGGCGCCCACAAAGAGGAACGAGGGACTCAAGAGGCGGCGTTAGATCTTCTCGTGATTGGTTGGATGATGATAATTTTGAGAATGGCTTCAGAAAAGGTGGTCGCAGCAGCGGTAGGACAGAAAATACGTGGTCTAGGAACTCGAGAAGCAGCAGTGGGAGTGATTGGTTAATTAATGATAGACGATCAAGCCGCTCACCATCCTCACCATCGTTTGGAAACCGGGATAG AGCGGGCTTCGGAGGTGCGTGTTTCAACTGTGGACGCTCTGGCCACAGAGCATCAGAATGCCCCAACAAAAATGATTATTGA
- the LOC140956529 gene encoding uncharacterized protein: MAMALRTTLARCFFLTTHSYLRSITSTSPAMFSLSSAAFSCLLLARGFCNPSETPTPKQRSSKLVNFSLPSDSDSDSEIAATKEVDRSKLPPPYNPFNKKPAIEEPEDPKNLQEVFAKIREDGLMNSAVKMFDGLSQDGLTHEALELFSQIKDKGQMPDVVAHTAVMEAYVNAGQPKEAHKVYLRMLASGVLPNAYTYRVVIKGLAESGDVKMVKEANKYVEEMVGRGMRPNSATCMMVLEGLTKVGLEDKGVGMLDMLKEKGVAPAEDKTREALKNKRGPVYRKFMSVLYGK; this comes from the coding sequence ATGGCGATGGCTCTGAGAACAACTCTTGCTCGATGCTTCTTCCTCACCACTCATTCATATCTTCGTTCGATAACCAGCACTTCACCGGCTATGTTCTCCCTCTCCTCCGCTGCCTTCTCGTGCCTTCTTCTGGCTAGAGGATTTTGCAATCCTTCCGAAACACCTACTCCCAAGCAACGTAGCTCCAAATTGGTGAACTTCTCCCTGCCCTCCGACTCCGACTCTGATTCCGAGATCGCAGCCACGAAAGAAGTCGACAGATCGAAGCTTCCACCGCCCTACAACCCGTTCAACAAGAAACCCGCCATTGAAGAACCCGAGGACCCGAAGAATCTCCAGGAAGTTTTTGCTAAAATACGCGAAGACGGCCTAATGAACAGTGCAGTCAAGATGTTCGACGGATTGTCCCAAGATGGGCTAACCCACGAAGCCCTGGAGCTCTTCTCGCAGATCAAGGATAAAGGGCAGATGCCGGACGTAGTGGCACACACGGCAGTGATGGAAGCCTACGTAAACGCCGGCCAGCCAAAAGAAGCCCACAAGGTGTACCTAAGAATGCTGGCTAGTGGAGTGCTTCCTAATGCATATACCTACAGGGTGGTGATCAAGGGATTGGCGGAAAGTGGGGACGTCAAGATGGTTAAGGAGGCGAATAAATACGTGGAGGAGATGGTTGGCCGGGGAATGCGCCCCAATTCGGCGACTTGCATGATGGTTTTGGAAGGACTGACGAAGGTTGGATTGGAGGACAAAGGCGTGGGAATGCTGGATATGTTGAAGGAAAAGGGTGTGGCGCCAGCAGAAGATAAAACTCGGGAGGCATTGAAGAATAAGAGGGGGCCTGTCTATCGGAAGTTTATGAGTGTCTTGTATGGGAAGTAG